From Ruminococcus sp. HUN007, a single genomic window includes:
- a CDS encoding GNAT family N-acetyltransferase, with translation MKIRNVVLSDLESVTELESRCFTLAEAAKRNSFELRINKYCDTFWVVEDEGRIISMINGMPASKRDLCDQMYEDTSLFAPDGEWLMLFGVATDTEYRRKGNVSRLMSFVIEETKKRGRTGIVLTCKKELIKFYSRFGFVNEGVSDSSHGGAEWYQMRLSFQDELFRCAEKGEECSFYIRNRRYLLYGWNQCDGIYLNVGDEEGNIIWQAAEREWKECAEKFRVYYSSLI, from the coding sequence ATGAAAATTAGAAATGTTGTTCTGTCTGATCTTGAAAGTGTAACAGAACTTGAAAGCAGATGTTTTACTTTGGCTGAGGCGGCAAAAAGAAATTCATTTGAATTAAGGATAAATAAATATTGTGATACTTTCTGGGTCGTCGAAGACGAGGGCAGGATCATTTCAATGATAAACGGAATGCCGGCATCGAAGAGAGACCTGTGTGATCAGATGTATGAAGACACATCGCTTTTTGCCCCTGACGGAGAGTGGCTCATGTTATTCGGAGTGGCAACAGATACGGAATACAGGAGAAAAGGAAATGTATCACGGCTTATGAGTTTCGTTATTGAAGAAACCAAAAAACGAGGTCGTACAGGCATTGTTCTTACATGTAAAAAAGAACTTATAAAATTCTACAGCCGTTTTGGATTTGTAAATGAAGGCGTTTCAGATTCATCACATGGCGGCGCAGAATGGTATCAGATGCGGCTGAGCTTTCAGGATGAACTGTTTCGCTGTGCTGAAAAAGGTGAAGAATGCAGTTTCTATATCCGAAACAGACGATATCTATTATATGGCTGGAACCAGTGCGATGGAATTTATCTGAATGTGGGCGACGAAGAAGGTAATATTATCTGGCAGGCTGCAGAACGAGAATGGAAAGAGTGTGCTGAAAAGTTTAGGGTGTACTATTCGTCATTGATTTGA
- a CDS encoding nitroreductase family protein → MNSIYDRRSIRKYKDKSVDKQLITAMIDAGRVAPSAKNRQPWKYIVFSGQSKEEMLDKMEAGINREVNGSPSLPASSNGIPDARNTLKIMREAPVIILVLNTNGKSPFEPISADGRITEICDTLSIGASIQNILLKATELGLGTLWIANTCFAYRELTEYLDTKNQLVGAIAVGYPDESPNPRPRKSLDEIIEFR, encoded by the coding sequence ATGAACTCAATATATGACAGAAGAAGCATACGAAAATACAAGGACAAATCGGTAGATAAGCAGCTCATAACAGCTATGATCGACGCCGGCAGAGTTGCACCTTCAGCGAAAAACAGACAACCGTGGAAATACATTGTTTTCTCTGGACAATCAAAAGAAGAAATGCTTGATAAAATGGAAGCCGGAATTAACAGAGAAGTAAACGGATCACCTTCCCTCCCGGCATCATCAAATGGCATTCCTGATGCACGTAATACACTTAAAATTATGCGGGAAGCACCGGTCATCATTCTTGTACTCAATACAAACGGAAAATCACCCTTTGAACCAATAAGTGCAGATGGCCGTATCACTGAGATATGCGATACACTTTCGATAGGTGCATCAATACAGAATATTCTCCTTAAGGCAACTGAGCTTGGACTCGGTACCCTTTGGATAGCAAACACCTGCTTTGCTTACAGAGAACTCACTGAATATCTTGATACCAAAAATCAGCTTGTCGGCGCGATTGCCGTCGGCTATCCGGATGAATCACCAAATCCGCGTCCGAGAAAATCACTCGATGAAATAATAGAGTTTCGATAA